A single genomic interval of Sceloporus undulatus isolate JIND9_A2432 ecotype Alabama chromosome 2, SceUnd_v1.1, whole genome shotgun sequence harbors:
- the LOC121923021 gene encoding zinc finger protein 135-like, protein MSNSLVCKRQLNSKKSVKGHGKSHKEEKALKCSDCGKIGPLQGKHAEDKPYKCSECERSFGFNTSLNRHQRTHKGEKPYKCLECGKGFHVSTSLMSHQLTHTGEKAYRCAECGKSFSFKKSLNRHRLAHTGEKPHQCLECGKSFSVGANLAFHQRTHTGEKPYKCLECGKTFSFKKSLRRHQRTHTGEKPYECWECGNSFHLSTSLISHQRIHTEEKPYKCLECGKSFQWSTSLAFHQRTHTAEKPYKCLECGKSFSLKANLTRHQKIHTGEKPYKCLECGMSFSLNTNLSRHRRTHTGEKPYTCLECGKSFGRKTNLSRHQTTHTGEKPYKCLECGKNFSRNTNLRRHQKNSHRHLTI, encoded by the coding sequence atgagTAATAGCCTTGTGTGTAAGAGGCAGTTAAATTCTAAAAAAAGTGTTAAGGGTCATGGCAAAAGCCACAAAGAGGAAAAAGCACTGAAATGCTCGGATTGTGGGAAGATTGGTCCTCTTCAGGGGAAACACGCAGAAGACAAACCGTATAAATGCTCAGAATGTGAAAGGAGCTTCGGCTTTAACACAAGTCTCAACAGACATCAGAGAACTCACAAAGGGGAGAAACCTTACAagtgcttggaatgtggaaaaggtttccaTGTGAGCACAAGTTTGATGTCTCATCAACTAACTCACACGGGAGAGAAAGCATATAGATGTGCagagtgtgggaagagcttcagctTCAAGAAAAGCCTCAACCGGCACCGGTTagctcacacaggggagaaaccccaCCAGtgtttggaatgtggaaagagcttcagcgTGGGCGCAAATCTTGCTTttcatcaaagaacccacacgggagagaaaccgtacaaatgcttggagtgtggcaaGACCTTCAGCTTCAAGAAAAGCCTTAGAAGGCACCagagaactcacacaggggagaaaccgtaTGAATGCTGGGAATGTGGAAACAGTTTCCATTTGAGCACAAGTCTCATTTCTCACCAGAGGATTCACACGGAGGAGAAGCCGTAtaagtgcttggagtgtggaaagagttttCAATGGAGCACAAGTCTCGCCTTTCACCAGAGGACCCACACAGCTGAGAAACCATAtaagtgcttggagtgtggaaagagcttcagtttaAAGGCAAACCTTACCAGACATCagaaaatccacacaggagagaaaccatacaaatgcctggagtgtggaatgAGTTTCAGCTTAAACACAAACCTCAGTAGGCATCGAAGAACTCATACGggagaaaaaccatacacatgcttggagtgtgggaagagctttgGTAGAAAGACAAACCTCAGTCGGCATCAGacaactcacacaggggagaaaccttacAAGTGCTTGGAGTGCGGAAAGAACTTCAGTCGAAACACCAACCTCCGCAGACATCAGAAGAActcacacaggcatttaaccatatGA